The proteins below come from a single Myxocyprinus asiaticus isolate MX2 ecotype Aquarium Trade chromosome 28, UBuf_Myxa_2, whole genome shotgun sequence genomic window:
- the LOC127419125 gene encoding msx2-interacting protein-like isoform X2, with protein sequence MVRETRHLWVGNLPENVREEKIIEHFKRYGRVESVKVLPKRGSEGGVAAFVDFVDIKSAQKAHKSINKMGDRDLRTDYNEPGTIPSAARGLDDSLSIATRGRDVSGFTRGAGGPVYGPPVSLHSREGRFERRLDGAADSRERSYDHSAYGHHERCSNSSSFDRQHHYETDYYRDSRDRALSGASGNSSSASGSTGGSSSGASVGGGGSVAGSGGAGGSSSNTSVVGGGGSTPGGTVYYGSRSRSPSRFETTETRYEPRARESFTLASVVHRDLYREKRGRRGERTYHHSRSRSPHSSQSHNPSPQRLASQAARPAYSRSVSGSHSRSSSSDSVSSTSSSGSGSSDSSSSSSDRSPARSVQSTAVPAPSAQPLPSLDKDEPRKSFGIKVQNLPVRSTDTSLKDGLFHEFKKYGKVTSVQIHGSSEERYGLVFFRQQEDQEKALSASKGKLFFGMQIDVTAWHGPETESENEFRPLDERIDEFHPKATRTLFIGNLEKTTTYHDLLNIFQRFGEIVDIDIKKVNGSPQYAFLQYCDIASVCKAIKKMDGEYLGHNRLKLGFGKSMPTTCVWLDGLASNITEQYLTRHFCRYGHVVKVVFDRLKGMALILYNNIEYAQTAVKETKGWKIGGSKIKVDFANQESQIAFYHSMQASGQDIRDFYEIISERRDERRPSYHEFTAERTYYETVRTPGSFTEDPRRKYPARGREFYSEWDPYQGDYYDPRYYDDPREYRDYRDPYEQDIRKYSYLQRERERERERFETDRERDHGRRTIEHNQSPSHPHHPASPAASPSLSERPHSDSEHHVYSRSSERSGSSLSPPCFEKPDKISLERYNRSDKSEKDKSLFEAERGNGEKERHSGCKEKGGKDRTVKQKLRKLKLASPTVPSSETDLEPDRDTSPEVSLTLQGKSNIKPLIKEKDYSGKGKLDLPPCVVQLTRVKEKEGKLIDGILSEKQKTKVGSDTVRSPTTSPSADHKSMPFHIDFKHGKPLKEKGLSSQVEVVDKEGKLKNKKYFKTDLGFDTTSSVEADRLAARKKRFEEVSRKVDNLRSSQEEDEGKLMKIFDDPLPKDFDYAKKFLRKETPKRDQNIVKPERMVTAMLDTVMSVGLSLDLQARLGESTEEAIDPLDDLDQKIGTFGGNSQPSLSLAVSDDGSIEMESSREKEQQYLDNFDLLPSRQEIDSESKERLLSDIDHSQSCRKQMEQNHQLQQQLLECDESDKAEGTPSTDAEDFKRQNVVHEVGQPPQVITGDSPPSKRKKLGAFELDFGSIGELIYQRFRPINDEKDPEKKLVFVTPFAEEERNASQLLLDKEPNSPVAMEKNCLLFDVSKYNIGKSVHQGLSPNAEILKVSVAEEEFCWESNIRQGTLRGEMSFPTSIVKQESIRKHPECELEPGEVQSDSDEDSDSRHLSLKSDYFKREYERLSDIKSSESLEKNKFYEFALDKTITPDTKALLERAKSLSSSREENWSFLGHDTKLKSFWNSTEKEKSEPTPRPIPSWYMKKKKIRSDSEGKLNDKKEAKPEEQERQELFASRFLHSSIFEQDSKRLQHLERKNNYPEVRVGRDSNTCDSQGEQAGDWGSDISQEPRVLFHSRFIELQQQKDKNQQLPISGGANVTDQMEEDKILDEELGLPPNLSDSSQEMLVSHTPTTTSSISLSQDLETSLQHDKPVLPSTLVNTDGLSVMDERSEDISLISPPLISLKEDNKAVPVSVTPPEPIIMGDITIEEPNEKLSESRRTVNLTVEQDFNVKPLTPGGALSNIEPECDPIQTSLLFPKPDQTQEIVELQETNAEPVSPSLHKVASPLEIELPVTEPEIEQTQPPRKQPKSKKAKIAPALTLPPQVANEKPATRKSERIDREKLKRSSPRGDSRNSAKSPVHTTDSEQSHESNANHGRTRQRRNVRSVYAKPHEDEAPQQLGKYIAEPSRSSRKRGSDKDAATQHVIRRGRPPKTRKRGDDVSPVKGDQPKNSEGEDPDNKESTCSGEVSKVLEAWHSPRSQMVQSSPVRTGQIKKTSKFDKSSGSPGPIQSDRAEVDVSAALEHRAESKDQSSVQVAQLSQDTKQHTISKLEKELTHPAEEKSTDDNIEIAPKEKIQTLERNGRIKASRSTGNIKSVSDDKTVNLRNLADLNADVVKDALHSGDEEAICFEESVTKTKVKTESNIPIYHKDEGDHSPNNNEEPLSEMEAPADPVAALLAHQMELERAVENISRLTDERHPVPYKEPRTEPPTLIPPVVVQPADETEVQKPANPASETELAAAIDSITAEDISGDADRFSAPTTYTALLPTSETLVLPVANEVIEPETDLSLKPIIQSGSDNGLVPDSKSSETITIDTSLTESSSAEAAKKAGRARPKTAKKSRGWKVSSNRKLDIFKDTVLEPVSTTVKLPESIPEEIQTANPKAATSAAAAAVVTVAAACKNEATSTVTLDTPKEAEQPAVDQPEPQESAFHSGNNSPSYLRTQQPSVESVASTLTSPTTCLNSPVGSAKTSLTPAEWNTRTEEKGMPPKPKVSVALSTPGMGGPPANPPMPSDTKASDIDPSSSTLRKILMEPKFVSASNSNAVPSMPFTTTLADPSSVETVLPLKCSVAEDGPNPITQVVPQTTPPQPHPLQHCETQQILKEKLAITSTATSVISRIPMPYDFEDTPRISLSNRSSGMPLPKQKYRSGLNENSRYHGLTLSDDGGSVGWPVVESTHCNTGSSTGLRVNTSEGVVVLSYSGQKTQPQRVIAKISQIPPASAVDIEFQQSVSKSQIKQEPPSQSSTPKGSQTPTSYGHTGVVLTGQTFNTQPVISSISQQSTGSEKSEPSYHTGQQGGSVKTFQQAASNPQLLRYGQSITQQQHIKKNGATVSVSMKGDIKPSQNFNVNPVLSPHHPSLSGNHISCPGVAHERVVLVPKQDSHSPRASGHSPSPFPKVGPSSSSVVLGPAGPISQYVSNIHHAEQSVIMPPHSVTQPVPIGHLSQGDVRVNTPSLSAIGYGMHSENLLSPRSGHQQRSTTPQPAVIRDVGLKSHASSSVGSQVGETSSNDMQNLAQGLRRASAPQLHPESMVMQPEYKGLHHRAMRLEQYSRDVQLLVHQHLADHPVVVESRQTRTPEAMQSSHISSASSKAYPVVKNAPQIVRDAPKALEMKMPPSPHSDSRIMGHPPSSVKVSPQGGQLIHAGNANSVSEYYREISGFHSQYPSRSVIGINLANRGITASQVSQDIDHGQRHKVPSVSSIASVGGFGEPKLDSSHIQQPSSMDLSHMSRVQDETGSPSYISPVTITPKLELPLSVQKGPQRPMSSQMLPPSPASSQMRSDIKLDRTGLRSVDMVQLLTKYPIIWQGHLALKNDTAAVQLHFVSGNSVLAHRSLPTPEAGPFLRIAQRMRLEAAQLEGVARRMTVDGEYCLLLALPCGLDQEDVHNQTHALKTGFITYLQAKQAAGIINVPNPGSNQPAYVVQIFPPCEFSESHLSHLAPDLLNSISSISPHLMIVIASV encoded by the exons GGCGTACTCCCGCAGTGTCTCGGGATCCCACAGTCGCTCCTCCAGCTCTGACTCAGTCAGCAGTACCAGCAGTAGTGGCAGTGGCAG CAGTGATTCCAGCAGCAGCTCCAGTGATCGATCTCCAGCTCGATCTGTTCAGTCAACAGCTGTACCTGCCCCTTCGGCCCAACCCCTGCCTTCACTGGATAAAGATGAACCTCGCAAAAGCTTTGGTATCAAAGTGCAGAACCTTCCTGTGCGCTCTACAG ATACAAGCCTGAAGGATGGCCTTTTCCATGAATTTAAGAAGTATGGCAAAGTGACATCTGTTCAGATCCATGGTTCCTCTGAGGAACGATATGGATTAGTGTTCTTCCGCCAGCAAGAGGACCAGGAAAAAGCTCTTAGTGCATCTAAAGGAAAGCTGTTTTTCGGGATGCAAATTGATGTCACTGCTTGGCATGGCCCAG AAACAGAGAGTGAGAATGAATTTCGGCCTTTGGATGAACGTATAGATGAATTTCACCCCAAAGCTACAAGGACGTTATTCATAGGAAATTTGGAGAAAACCACAACCTATCATGACCTGCTTAACATATTTCAGCGTTTTGGAGAGATTGTT GATATCGATATAAAAAAGGTAAATGGTTCCCCACAATATGCCTTTCTCCAGTATTGTGACATTGCAAGTGTCTGTAAAGCAATTAAGAAAATGGATGGTGAATACCTTGGCCACAACAGGTTAAAG CTTGGTTTTGGGAAGAGTATGCCTACTACATGTGTATGGTTGGATGGCTTGGCTTCCAATATTACAGAACAGTATCTCACAAGACACTTTTGTCGTTATGGACATGTTGTAAAG GTTGTGTTTGACCGACTGAAGGGAATGGCCctcattttatataataatattgagTATGCGCAGACCGCTGTCAAGGAAACAAAGGGTTGGAAGATTGGAGGAAGTAAAATAAAG GTTGACTTTGCCAACCAGGAAAGCCAGATAGCTTTTTATCATTCAATGCAGGCATCTGGACAGGACATAAGAGATTTCTATGAAATAATTTCTGAACGACG AGATGAGCGCCGCCCGTCATATCATGAGTTCACAGCTGAGAGGACGTACTACGAGACTGTGCGTACTCCAGGCTCCTTCACAGAGGATCCACGTCGAAAATATCCTGCCAGAGGTCGAGAGTTTTATTCAGAATGGGATCCATACCAGGGGGATTACTATGACCCGCGATACTATGATGACCCCCGTGAATATAGGGATTATCGAGACCCTTATGAGCAGGATATTCGGAAGTACAGCTACTTGCAAAGAGAACGGGAAAGGGAAAGAGAGCGGTTTGAAACAGATCGTGAACGAGACCATGGTCGACGAACAATTGAACATAATCAAAGTCCTTCCCATCCGCACCACCCCGCTAGCCCTGCTGCCTCCCCGTCCCTTTCTGAACGTCCACACAGTGACTCTGAGCATCATGTTTACAGTCGTTCATCTGAACGAAGTGGCAGCTCACTATCTCCACCATGCTTTGAAAAGCCAGATAAAATTAGTTTGGAGAGGTATAATAGGAGTGATAAATCAGAGAAAGACAAATCACTATTTGAGGCAGAGCGTGGAAATGGAGAAAAAGAAAGGCACTCTGGGTGTAAGGAGAAAGGAGGCAAGGACAGaacagtgaagcaaaagttgaGAAAATTAAAACTTGCATCCCCCACTGTTCCATCATCAGAGACAGACCTTGAACCAGACAGGGACACTAGCCCAGAGGTTAGCTTAACTCTGCAAGGGAAATCCAACATCAAACcattaataaaagaaaaagactACTCTGGAAAAGGAAAACTTGATCTTCCACCTTGTGTTGTGCAGCTGACAAGAGTAAAGGAGAAGGAAGGAAAGTTGATAGACGGTATCCTCAGTGAGAAACAAAAAACGAAGGTTGGGAGTGATACTGTTCGATCTCCAACCACATCCCCCTCAGCTGATCACAAGAGTATGCCTTTccacatagactttaagcatggAAAACCTCTCAAAGAGAAAGGCCTGTCTAGTCAGGTTGAGGTTGTCGATAAAGAGGGcaagttgaaaaacaaaaaatacttcaAAACAGATCTTGGATTTGACACCACCTCTTCTGTGGAAGCAGACAGATTGGCTGCACGGAAGAAGCGTTTTGAGGAAGTATCTAGAAAGGTTGACAATTTAAGGAGTAGTCAGGAGGAAGATGAAggtaaattaatgaaaatatttgatGATCCTTTGCCAAAAGACTTTGATTATGCTAAAAAGTTTCTACGAAAAGAGACACCCAAGCGAGATCAAAATATTGTTAAGCCAGAGAGGATGGTTACTGCTATGCTGGACACAGTTATGTCAGTAGGCCTCAGTCTTGACCTTCAGGCTCGACTTGGAGAATCGACTGAGGAGGCAATAGATCCTTTAGATGATCTTGATCAAAAAATAGGTACTTTTGGTGGAAATAGTCAACCAAGTCTCAGTCTTGCAGTCTCTGATGATGGGAGCATAGAAATGGAATCTTCAAGAGAGAAAGAACAGCAGTACTTAGATAACTTTGATTTACTCCCTTCTAGGCAAGAAATAGATTCAGAAAGTAAGGAAAGGTTGCTCTCAGATATTGATCACTCACAGAgctgcagaaaacaaatggagCAAAATCATCAGCTACAGCAACAACTGCTAGAGTGTGATGAATCTGATAAAGCTGAAGGCACACCCAGCACTGATGCAGAAGATTTTAAACGTCAAAATGTTGTGCATGAGGTAGGACAACCACCCCAAGTTATAACTGGTGATTCACCACCCAGCAAGCGAAAGAAGTTAGGAGCATTTGAACTTGATTTTGGCTCTATCGGAGAGCTCATTTACCAGAGGTTTAGACCGATAAATGATGAAAAAGATCCTGAAAAGAAACTTGTGTTTGTGACACCCTTTGCTGAAGAGGAGAGAAATGCATCACAGTTACTATTGGACAAAGAGCCTAATTCCCCTGTGGCAATGGAGAAAAATTGCTTGCTTTTTGATGTCTCAAAGTACAATATTGGTAAATCAGTGCATCAAGGGCTTTCACCTAATGCAGAAATTTTGAAAGTGTCAGTGGCTGAAGAGGAGTTCTGTTGGGAGAGCAATATTAGGCAGGGTACATTGAGAGGAGAAATGAGCTTCCCCACCAGCATTGTTAAACAGGAAAGTATCCGAAAACATCCTGAATGTGAATTGGAACCTGGAGAAGTTCAGTCAGACTCTGATGAGGATAGTGACAGCAGGCACCTTTCACTAAAGTCAGACTACTTCAAGAGAGAGTATGAGAGGCTTTCAGACATAAAGTCCTCTGAGTCTCTTGAAAAGAACAAGTTCTATGAATTTGCATTAGATAAGACCATAACACCAGACACCAAAGCCTTGCTCGAGCGTGCAAAGTCACTATCTTCATCTAGAGAAGAAAATTGGTCTTTCCTTGGTCATGACACCAAACTTAAGAGCTTTTGGAATAGCACAGAAAAGGAGAAGTCTGAACCCACCCCAAGACCTATTCCTTCTTGgtatatgaaaaaaaagaaaattcgcTCTGATTCTGAAGGGAAGCTTAATGATAAAAAAGAGGCCAAACCTGAGGAACAAGAACGACAAGAACTCTTTGCTTCTCGTTTCCTTCATAGCTCTATCTTTGAGCAGGACTCAAAACGACTTCAACACCTTGAACGCAAAAATAATTATCCTGAGGTTAGAGTTGGTAGAGATAGTAACACATGTGATTCCCAAGGAGAACAAGCTGGAGATTGGGGATCAGACATCTCTCAAGAGCCAAGAGTACTTTTTCATAGCCGCTTCATAGAGCTTCAACAGCAAAAAGATAAGAACCAACAGCTGCCCATTTCAGGAGGAGCCAATGTAACTGATCAGATGGAGGAAGATAAGATATTGGATGAAGAGCTTGGGTTGCCCCCCAATCTATCAGACAGTTCCCAAGAGATGTTAGTTAGTCATACTCCAACTACAACATCATCAATATCTCTCTCTCAAGACTTAGAAACTTCTTTGCAGCATGATAAGCCAGTTTTGCCCTCTACATTAGTGAACACAGATGGTCTATCAGTCATGGATGAAAGGTCAGAAGATATTTCATTAATTTCTCCTCCATTAATTAGCCTGAAGGAGGATAATAAAGCTGTCCCAGTAAGTGTTACACCTCCTGAGCCTATAATAATGGGAGATATAACTATTGAAGAGCCTAATGAAAAGCTGAGTGAGTCCAGAAGAACTGTAAACTTAACTGTGGAACAGGATTTTAATGTCAAACCTCTTACTCCTGGTGGAGCTTTAAGTAATATCGAGCCAGAATGTGATCCTATTCAGACTTCTCTATTGTTTCCAAAACCCGATCAAACTCAAGAGATTGTGGAGCTTCAAGAAACAAATGCAGAACCTGTTAGTCCTTCTCTGCACAAGGTTGCATCGCCACTTGAGATAGAGTTGCCAGTAACAGAACCTGAGATTGAACAGACACAGCCACCACGGAAGCAACCCAAGAGTAAGAAGGCAAAAATCGCACCAGCTCTAACCCTTCCCCCCCAAGTTGCTAATGAGAAACCAGCTACACGGAAGAGTGAACGCATTGACAGAGAAAAGCTGAAAAGATCTTCACCCAGAGGAGACTCCAGAAACTCTGCAAAATCTCCTGTTCATACTACAGATTCAGAGCAGAGCCATGAATCAAATGCAAACCATGGCAGAACAAGGCAGCGACGAAATGTGCGATCTGTCTATGCAAAACCCCATGAGGATGAAGCTCCTCAACAATTAGGAAAATATATTGCAGAACCTTCCCGTTCATCCCGTAAGCGCGGAAGTGATAAGGACGCTGCAACGCAGCATGTTATAAGGAGAGGTCGTCCACCCAAAACTCGTAAAAGAGGTGATGATGTGTCTCCAGTTAAGGGAGATCAGCCCAAAAACTCTGAGGGTGAAGACCCTGACAATAAAGAGTCAACATGCAGTGGTGAAGTCTCTAAAGTGTTAGAGGCTTGGCACTCTCCACGATCTCAAATGGTCCAGTCTTCACCTGTACGAACAggacagataaaaaaaacatcaaaatttgaCAAATCATCAGGTAGTCCAGGACCCATTCAGTCAGACAGAGCAGAGGTAGATGTGTCTGCTGCTTTAGAGCACAGAGCTGAATCCAAAGATCAATCTTCAGTGCAAGTTGCACAATTGTCACAAGACACCAAACAACACACCATATCTAAACTGGAAAAGGAACTTACACATCCTGCTGAGGAAAAATCTACAGATGATAATATAGAAATTGCCCCCAAAGAAAAAATACAGACATTAGAAAGGAATGGTAGAATCAAAGCATCAAGGTCAACAGGAAACATCAAATCAGTGTCTGATGATAAGACTGTCAACTTGAGAAACCTTGCTGATCTTAATGCAGATGTAGTTAAAGATGCCCTTCACTCAGGTGATGAGGAAGCCATATGTTTTGAAGAGTCTGTGACAAAGACAAAAGTAAAAACAGAGTCAAATATCCCAATTTACCACAAAGATGAAGGTGATCATAGCCCTAATAATAATGAAGAGCCTCTATCAGAAATGGAGGCCCCTGCTGATCCTGTGGCTGCCTTGCTTGCACACCAAATGGAACTGGAAAGAGCAGTGGAGAATATTTCCAGACTTACAGATGAGCGTCATCCAGTACCTTACAAAGAACCACGTACTGAACCACCTACCTTAATACCACCTGTTGTAGTACAACCTGCAGATGAAACTGAGGTACAAAAGCCTGCCAATCCAGCAAGTGAAACTGAACTGGCTGCTGCAATTGATTCCATTACTGCTGAGGATATATCAGGTGATGCAGATAGATTCTCTGCTCCAACTACATACACAGCCCTCCTTCCTACATCAGAGACACTAGTTTTGCCTGTAGCAAATGAGGTTATTGAACCTGAGACTGACTTGTCTTTGAAACCTATTATACAGTCTGGATCAGATAATGGTTTGGTTCCagattcaaagtcttctgaaacaATTACCATAGATACTTCACTCACAGAATCTTCATCAGCAGAGGCAGCCAAGAAAGCAGGAAGGGCACGACCAAAAACGGCAAAGAAATCTAGAGGTTGGAAGGTTTCTTCCAACAgaaaattagacatttttaagGATACAGTTCTAGAGCCTGTGTCAACTACAGTCAAGCTTCCAGAGTCCATACCAGAAGAGATTCAAACTGCAAACCCTAAGGCAGCAAcatctgcagcagcagcagctgtaGTCACTGTTGCTGCTGCATGCAAAAATGAAGCTACATCTACAGTGACTCTAGACACACCAAAAGAGGCAGAGCAGCCTGCTGTTGACCAGCCTGAACCTCAGGAATCTGCATTCCACTCTGGGAATAACAGTCCTTCTTATTTAAGGACACAACAACCATCTGTTGAGTCAGTAGCATCTACACTTACCTCACCCACAACCTGCCTGAATTCTCCTGTAGGCTCTGCTAAGACTTCTCTCACACCCGCTGAGTGGAACACCAGGACAGAGGAGAAAGGAATGCCACCTAAACCAAAAGTTAGTGTGGCTTTGTCTACACCAGGAATGGGGGGACCCCCAGCAAATCCTCCCATGCCCTCTGACACAAAAGCCTCTGATATTGACCCTAGCTCCAGTACACTGCGAAAGATTCTCATGGAGCCAAAATTTGTGTCTGCTTCAAACAGCAATGCAGTTCCAAGCATGCCGTTCACAACCACATTAGCAGATCCAAGTTCAGTTGAGACTGTGCTGCCTTTAAAATGCTCTGTAGCTGAAGATGGACCTAACCCTATTACCCAAGTTGTACCCCAAACAACACCACCACAGCCACATCCTCTGCAACATTGTGAGACTCAGCAGATCTTAAAAGAGAAACTGGCTATAACTTCCACTGCTACTTCAGTCATTAGTCGGATACCTATGCCCTATGATTTTGAGGATACTCCTCGCATCTCTTTGAGCAACCGCAGTTCTGGAATGCCCTTACCAAAGCAGAAGTATCGTTCAGGCTTGAATGAAAATAGCAGGTATCATGGACTTACACTGTCTGATGATGGAGGAAGTGTTGGATGGCCTGTTGTTGAAAGCACACATTGTAACACAGGGTCAAGTACTGGTTTGAGAGTCAATACATCAGAAGGTGTGGTTGTATTGAGTTATTCTGGACAAAAGACACAGCCACAGCGGGTTATTGCTAAAATTAGTCAGATCCCACCTGCCAGTGCAGTTGACATCGAGTTTCAGCAGTCTGTATCAAAATCACAGATAAAACAAGAACCACCATCTCAGTCATCTACTCCAAAAGGATCACAGACCCCTACATCTTATGGACACACAGGGGTGGTATTAACTGGCCAGACCTTCAATACTCAGCCTGTTATTTCCTCAATTAGTCAGCAAAGTACTGGATCTGAAAAATCTGAACCCTCCTACCACACTGGTCAACAAGGAGGTTCTGTGAAAACCTTCCAACAGGCTGCAAGTAATCCTCAACTTCTAAGGTATGGTCAGTCAATTACACAGCagcaacatattaaaaaaaatggagCAACTGTGTCTGTTTCAATGAAAGGTGATATAAAACCATCACAGAACTTCAATGTAAACCCAGTTTTAAGTCCACACCACCCCTCTTTATCAGGTAATCACATTTCATGTCCAGGTGTCGCACATGAAAGAGTGGTCTTGGTACCCAAACAAGATTCTCATTCACCAAGGGCATCAGGCCATTCACCTTCACCTTTTCCAAAAGTTGGCCCTTCAAGCAGCTCAGTTGTTTTGGGACCAGCTGGCCCTATATCTCAATATGTGTCAAATATACATCATGCTGAGCAATCAGTGATCATGCCCCCTCATAGTGTTACCCAGCCTGTGCCCATAGGTCATTTGTCCCAAGGAGATGTCAGAGTCAATACTCCATCATTATCTGCAATAGGTTATGGAATGCATTCAGAAAACCTTTTATCACCACGGTCTGGACATCAGCAACGCTCCACTACTCCCCAACCTGCAGTAATCAGAGATGTGGGTCTTAAGTCACATGCAAGTTCATCTGTAGGTTCCCAGGTTGGTGAGACAAGCAGTAATGATATGCAAAATCTTGCACAAGGACTTCGTAGGGCTTCTGCACCACAGTTGCACCCAGAAAGCATGGTAATGCAGCCTGAATACAAAGGTCTGCATCACAGGGCTATGCGACTAGAACAGTACAGCAGAGATGTGCAGCTGCTTGTGCACCAGCATTTGGCTGACCATCCAGTTGTTGTTGAAAGTCGCCAAACTCGAACACCAGAGGCAATGCAGTCTTCACACATTTCATCTGCTTCTTCTAAAGCCTATCCTGTTGTAAAAAATGCACCACAGATTGTTAGGGATGCACCAAAGGCACTAGAGATGAAAATGCCCCCCTCCCCTCACTCAGACAGCAGGATAATGGGACACCCACCCAGCTCTGTGAAGGTATCTCCTCAAGGAGGGCAGTTGATTCATGCTGGAAATGCAAACTCTGTGTCTGAGTACTACAGAGAAATAAGTGGCTTTCATTCCCAATATCCAAGTCGTTCAGTAATTGGGATTAACCTGGCTAACCGTGGAATTACAGCATCTCAG GTCTCTCAAGACATTGACCATGGTCAAAGACATAAGGTTCCTTCTGTCTCCTCCATTGCATCAGTGGGAGGTTTTGGTGAACCAAAACTTGACAGTTCACACATTCAACAGCCAAGCTCCATGGATTTGTCTCACATGTCCCGAGTCCAGGATGAGACTGGCTCCCCTTCTTACATTTCTCCAGTGACTATCACCCCCAAATTGGAGTTGCCTCTCTCTGTACAGAAGGGACCTCAAAGACCTATGTCTAGCCAGATGCTGCCTCCATCCCCGGCCTCCTCTCAAATGCGATCAGACATTAAACTGGATCGCACAGGACTTCGGTCTGTTGATATGGTGCAGCTGTTAACG AAATATCCAATTATTTGGCAAGGTCACCTGGCTCTTAAAAATGACACTGCAGCAGTACAGCTGCACTTTGTGTCTGGTAACAGTGTTTTAGCTCACCGTTCACTGCCAACGCCAGAAGCAGGTCCTTTTCTTCGCATTGCCCAGAGAATGCGCTTAGAGGCAGCACAACTTGAAGGAGTTGCCAGACGGATGACT GTTGATGGGGAGTACTGCCTTCTGTTGGCGTTGCCTTGTGGATTGGACCAAGAAGATGTCCATAACCAGACCCATGCCCTCAAAACTGGCTTTATCACTTACCTGCAAGCAAAACAAGCTGCTGGAATTATTAATGTCCCAAACCCAGGCTCTAATCAG CCAGCTTATGTTGTCCAGATTTTCCCTCCGTGTGAGTTTTCAGAGAGCCACTTGTCTCATCTTGCTCCAGACCTTCTCAATAGTATCTCCAGTATCTCTCCCCATCTTATGATTGTTATAGCTTCTGTATGA